AGTATAATTTTTCGGTACAAATGTTTTAACCTAAGCATTTTCCGTcatcataatatattataagcttATGTGGGCTTCATGCAGGCCGTGCATGGTGATCCATCGGAGGCCAGGTTCTGCTTGGATCGACTTTCCaataaatctaaattcataGAAAACCCGATTCAAGCATAAGTACTATCGTTCCATGTTCCAAGCATAGAGTTGTAAACAAAAGAGGCAAGCTTTGCCCCCCGCAGAATTgggcatatgatcaattaattaCATTCAACACAAAATTGCTTGCTTGCTCTGTTGCATGCTCATCAAGCAAATTTGCTCTAATTGCTTATTTCTTACATATTTTAGTACCGACCAAATCAAATAATTAGTTACATCTTTCACATGATGATCATCTGCATATAAGGAATGCAATCATTTTCCGAGTAATTGCAAGCTTCAGGTTGCAATATCAGTAGTATATACGTACGTTCCCCAAAGTCATGTCAAGTTGAACGATCGATCTCGACCCCTTATATCTATGATGAACTCCGAAGGTATGGGCCGGTCCTTAATTTAACTATCTGAGTTCAGCCGATTTATAAACTTGAAATGATGAAGTTTTCAGTGAGTATGAAGCTAGCCCATAAAAGAACAACAGCAACCACAACAATAATCGTGATAGGCGTCCATTTTAGGGCAATTAcctgtgtaaaaaaaaaaaaaaaatcgaaatatTACAACTTAACATGATCATGATCTTGTTCTTAATTCGATCGGTTGCTGATATGCGTAGGTCTGTGAAAAAATattgcatacatacatacatacattatgtatgtatgtatacctGAAGGCGTGGAGAACCCCATATTGACGAGGGAGTTGGAGGTGTCCCCGTTAATATTCTTTCGGGAATTTGATCTGCAAGACAGGAACATTATTTGATTTACGCGTCTTCGTGGTTGATCTAAAAGTCAAGCTAACTCAAGTAcgtacataaaagaaaatgattaatatTACCCGAGTTTTGCCTGCAGCATTCTAAAATTTCAGACACATGTTTCGTTACAATATCTAACTCTTGTTTTCGGTTAGCACTAAGCTTTGATAGGTTGGCCTGTGTTCTTGTATCAATATATCGCTTTCTAATATTCCCAATGATGCTATCTGATCAGAACTAAAatagcattaatatatatatattaataaaaaatatgatcgAACGTTACAGGTATCAATTGGTCATGTTAGCCCGTTCGTCATGCGTATACTATAAATTACATATAtcccatgattttcttgttcttccttcttcaaattctttgtaTCTAACTAAATAAGAATCGTGTTAAACAGGAAATTAAAATACGTACCGAATTTGACAAAGCTGTATGGCCTTGTGATTTTCTCGATGAGACTATTGTCGAACTTCTCAAACTCCTGATGCAGATCTTGTAGATAATGAAAAGCTAGTTTTCTTGGATATGAAGAATCGCACAATGTGATGAAGAAGATACCATTCTCCACCAAGTAGCTTAATTAACgtcaaattcaaaatattaagtAAATTTTGCATACCACGATCAAAGATTGCATATGATggcttaatttctttcaaacgccttgaaagaaagaaagaaaaaaaacgaGTTCAATTAATGcttgattaaaataaataaataaatatataaaaattaaaggaTACTTAAAGCAGTGGTGATCAAGGCGGATAGTCATCTTGGAAGGAGCCAACTCTCCTCTTGAGATTCCGCTGAGTAATAACTCTGCCTGCTGTTTGTAACACGAGAAGTAGTCATTTTCCTGACCATGATCAGTAATACCCAGATATCGAGGTCCTTGTGCAAGAGGCAACCCATCCCTCACTCTTCCAACAATTGTGAGCTTGACCATTTCCCAAGAGATGATCATGACAATTGGATCTCCTTAAATAGGGAGAAAAGTACTTAATTAATCTGGGTGGGCTGCATGGGGGCGGGGAAAGGAAGCTGTCATGTGAGGGGAGCAGTACTACTTGAGATGAAGTTATTCTtagggtgtgcaaaagaaaccCTAGCCGGAGGAGAATCATGTACAGCTCGGTTTCTTCAAGGGGTGGCAAAATTAAGTACGTAATTACCatacagacagacagacagccAGCTTATAATTAATTGATCAGTAATGTAAGAATATTCATTTCCTCATCCCTTTGTTTCTTCGATCGGTATATATCTTATCTCATGCAAACATTAGTGGTACTAATATGTTGATGCTGTTATGAAatttaatgaaaatgaaagagtttTAAGAGATTGAAAGAGAAcgagagaggagattctctttttgatctatatatcatataacatcaatatatctatatatatagagttacaaaagagactatgtttttgacgactagcactatacatttgacggctagctcactatgctagtattatgcactatgcatttgacggctagctaaatgtggtcatacaattcaagatagtttataacacttcccctttggatgaccatatttaaagaatatgcctcgttaaaaccttgccaaggaaaaaccctgtgggaaaaaaccaatggcgaaggaaaagagtacaatattcatgtgtaccgtcaagtgctttaggattgcctcattaaaaccttgcaaaggaaaacccagtgggataaaaccttagcgaaggaaaaagagtacaatcagcacaagtcttcaagacattacttcccctgaaaagtgcatgataacaggttttcaaacctccgcatttcAATGTTCTggataatcttcttaaatgttgcaattggtaatgctttagtgaataaatctgccagatttttacttgaccgtaccttcttgatatcaatttcaactttcttctcatgaattgcaatgatcttcttgtgtgtatctgaaagataacttgcaTCTGTATAtacaactaattgtggacttgatccatgttgataaaataatcacaaatgaatctttctgctcatcactactcttctgtagttgtactcttctggagttcttataAATAACGTACacagttagtagagaatttatcaacattaaaccgctaacctcatttttcaataaaaaaaacggtggccagccttttaagatcagacaagcacctcggattttcaactcttctgtaggtgtcaggcgtgctgtcaggcaccgcagctatcaggcgtgctgtcagacgCCACAGAGCTATGAAGTTATATTCCatatcttttctcttgcttcacaagagatgttgtatcataattttctctataaaagagatattcagctcatcttcatccgcatctcatcttcttcacttttctgtaatcatactgcatttttattctgcaatctctttctgcattcttatcctgcaatgGCTCatcgatcttctcatggccaatatatgaggtactctgcacctcgttcatcagctgttcttGCTTCTACCACaagtgctatcatgcaatataatgatctgactcataggtcagataatgaagctatctatgagcttgtgagtctcggtacctgatactcatcatccattgtcgcattttctcagcgactgcaatccagaacttgtggagttgacaatctccacgagaatattgctatatttTAGCGATTTCTTctagagtccaacatgaagatagaatcaataaagcaagagaataggaatttaaaatccttacttaaatcttcttttcgataattgtccacccctttagatagggatgtcatgcagattcttgaagaacaagagcatttaaagaatgaggcaaagtgcctcgaatttctgtaattcttgcttcaagataataatatttcacaaatattcatatttgtatttctatcttttggaagatgttctgtgtgctcccttttatttcttctttaataatgcacactttatatcaaacccataatatgaatctgaaatattaattgtatttaaagatggtatttcatgactaataacatcatccatctt
The genomic region above belongs to Carya illinoinensis cultivar Pawnee chromosome 4, C.illinoinensisPawnee_v1, whole genome shotgun sequence and contains:
- the LOC122307769 gene encoding 25.3 kDa vesicle transport protein isoform X2 — protein: MIISWEMVKLTIVGRVRDGLPLAQGPRYLGITDHGQENDYFSCYKQQAELLLSGISRGELAPSKMTIRLDHHCFNYLVENGIFFITLCDSSYPRKLAFHYLQDLHQEFEKFDNSLIEKITRPYSFVKFDQIPERILTGTPPTPSSIWGSPRLQVIALKWTPITIIVVVAVVLLWASFILTENFIISSL
- the LOC122307769 gene encoding 25.3 kDa vesicle transport protein isoform X1, which gives rise to MIISWEMVKLTIVGRVRDGLPLAQGPRYLGITDHGQENDYFSCYKQQAELLLSGISRGELAPSKMTIRLDHHCFNYLVENGIFFITLCDSSYPRKLAFHYLQDLHQEFEKFDNSLIEKITRPYSFVKFDSIIGNIRKRYIDTRTQANLSKLSANRKQELDIVTKHVSEILECCRQNSDQIPERILTGTPPTPSSIWGSPRLQVIALKWTPITIIVVVAVVLLWASFILTENFIISSL